The Sphingomonas naphthae nucleotide sequence CGACCGTCCTCCAGCTCGACCCACATTGTCACGTCGTCGAAGCGAACCTCGACCGCCTTAGCGGAAGTGTCCATGCCATGCGTCCTGCAACTCGCGCTTGCGCGCCCTGATGATAAGCAGCGCCATCGCGAGCGAGCGCCGATCCAGTCCATGATTGTAAGCCAGCTCGATCGTGTCACCAAGCCAGAACTTGGCTTCGTGCCCATCGCGCTCGACATGGATATGGATCGGCTCGCGCGGATTGCCCTCGTTCGAGAAGAAGTGAAACCGCAAACCCTTGTCGCGAAAGACGAGCGGCATCAGATCACACTAGCCCGATGTCGGGCGCATCCTCCGCCTTCATGCCGATCACGTTGTACCCCGCGTCGACATGGTGGATCTCCCCCGTCACGCCGCTCGCCAGATCGGATAGCAGATAGAGCGCGCCGCCGCCGACATCCTCGATGGTCACGTTACGGCGGAGCGGGGAATTATATTCGTTCCACTTCATGATGTAACGGAAATCGCCGATGCCGCTGGCCGCCAGCGTCTTGATCGGGCCGGCCGAGATGGCGTTGACCCGGATCTTCTCGCGCCCCAGATCCATCGCCAGATATTTGACCGAGGTTTCCAGCGCCGACTTCGCCACGCCCATCACGTTGTAATGCGGCACGACCTTCTCGGCGCCGTAATAACTGAGCGTCAGCACCGATCCGCCATCGGGCATCATCCGCCGCGCCGCGCGGGTGACGGCGACGAAGCTGTAGACCGAGATGTTCATCGTCAGCAGGAAATTATCCAGGCTGGTATCGACGAACAGGCCGCGCAGCTCGTTCTTGTCGGAAAAGCCGATGGCGTGGACGAGGAAGTCGATCGTCGGCCAGCGTTCGGCGACCTGCGCGAAGGTCGCGTCGATCGCCTCCATGCTCGATACGTCGCATTCCACCAGGAAATCGCTGCCCAGTTCGGCCGCCAGCGGGCGCACGCGCTTGGCCAGCGCCTCGCCCTGGTAGGAAAAGGCCAGCTCCGCGCCCTGCGCGGCGAGCGCCTTGGAAATTCCCCAGGCGAGCGACTTGTCGTTGGCGAGGCCCATGATGAGCCCCCGCTTGCCCTCCATCAACCCGGCCATCTCTACTCCCTCGCTTCCGGTGCCGATCCCCTTAGCCGCGCTTCAGGGGTTTCCGCCAGTGCCGCGTTGAGATGCGCGCCGATCACCAGCCCGAAGCCGACCAGCCAGAAGAAGAACAAGGCGATCACCACGCCCGCCAGGC carries:
- the fabI gene encoding enoyl-ACP reductase FabI, whose protein sequence is MAGLMEGKRGLIMGLANDKSLAWGISKALAAQGAELAFSYQGEALAKRVRPLAAELGSDFLVECDVSSMEAIDATFAQVAERWPTIDFLVHAIGFSDKNELRGLFVDTSLDNFLLTMNISVYSFVAVTRAARRMMPDGGSVLTLSYYGAEKVVPHYNVMGVAKSALETSVKYLAMDLGREKIRVNAISAGPIKTLAASGIGDFRYIMKWNEYNSPLRRNVTIEDVGGGALYLLSDLASGVTGEIHHVDAGYNVIGMKAEDAPDIGLV
- a CDS encoding DUF4160 domain-containing protein, with translation MPLVFRDKGLRFHFFSNEGNPREPIHIHVERDGHEAKFWLGDTIELAYNHGLDRRSLAMALLIIRARKRELQDAWHGHFR